The following proteins are co-located in the Apium graveolens cultivar Ventura chromosome 5, ASM990537v1, whole genome shotgun sequence genome:
- the LOC141724992 gene encoding putative inactive purple acid phosphatase 1 isoform X1: MDKSHRILEQHCFDFTSFLLTELTAKYQFFFFCYSLFDLIINALNWNWVFVFLHHTPPLHLTSPKRMVHVLGFTLLAVLGVIGTLHRVASHGGHPLSRIAIHKAVSDINELAYVKASPAILGLKGQNSEWVTLEYNIPNPSIDDWVGVFSPANFSASKCPPENSRSYPPALCTAPVKYQYANYSSPKYKDTGNGSLKLQMVNQRSDFSFAVFKGGLLNPKLVAVSNIVSFANPNVPVYPRLAQGKEWNEMTVTWTSGYGISDAEPFVVWGQQGDEQIRSPAVTLTFDRNTMCGAPARTVGWRDPGFIHTSFLKELWPNLMYTYKLGHKLLNGTYIWSHTYRFKSSPYPGQNSLQRVVIFGDMGKEEADGSNEYNDFQHGALKTTKQLIKDLKDTDIVFHIGDLSYASGYLSQWDQFTSQVEPIASAVPYMVASGNHERDWPDSGSFYNTMDSGGECGVPAETMFYVPAENRANFWYSTDYGMFRFCIADTEHDWREGTEQYKFIEHCLASVDRQKQPWLIFLAHRVLGYSSTKFYADEGSFAEPMGRESLQKLWQKYKVDIALYGHAHNYERTCPIYQNICTSKEKNKYTGSLNGTIHVVVGGGGASLTEFSSIQTQWSIFKDMDYGFVKVTAFDHQNMLFEYKKSSDGRVHDSFTISRDYRDILACTKDSCPATTSAS; this comes from the exons ATGGACAAAAGTCACAGAATACTAGAACAACATTGCTTTGACTTCACTTCTTTCTTATTAACTGAACTTACAGCAAAATACCAGTTCTTTTTTTTTTGTTACAGCTTGTTTGATTTAATCATCAATGCATTAAACTGGAATTGGGTGTTTGTTTTTCTTCATCATACTCCACCCCTCCACCTCACTTCTCCAAAAAG GATGGTGCATGTTCTTGGATTTACTTTGCTAGCAGTTTTAGGAGTTATTGGGACCTTACATCGGGTGGCATCACATGGAGGTCATCCTCTTTCAAGAATAGCAATTCATAAAGCAGTGTCAGATATTAATGAGCTTGCTTATGTCAAAGCATCTCCCGCAATTCTTGGATTGAAA GGTCAGAACTCAGAATGGGTTACACTTGAATATAACATTCCAAATCCATCAATCGATGATTGGGTTGGTGTGTTTTCCCCTGCCAATTTCAG TGCTTCTAAATGCCCTCCTGAAAATTCTAGAAGTTATCCCCCGGCTTTATGTACTGCTCCTGTTAAG TATCAATATGCTAATTATAGCAGCCCAAAGTACAAAGATACTGGAAACGGATCTTTGAAGCTTCAAATGGTCAATCAAAGATCAGACTTTTCTTTTGCAGTATTTAAAGGAGGATTGTTAAAT CCAAAGCTAGTAGCAGTGTCGAATATTGTTTCTTTTGCGAACCCAAATGTTCCTGTTTATCCACGCCTTGCTCAAGGAAAGGAGTGGAATGAA ATGACAGTAACGTGGACTAGCGGATATGGAATTAGTGACGCGGAACCTTTTGTTGTATGGGGTCAGCAAGGAGATGAACAAATACGCTCTCCAGCCGTTACACTGACTTTTGACCGTAACACTATGTGTG GTGCACCAGCAAGGACTGTAGGGTGGCGGGATCCTGGATTTATCCATACCAGCTTCCTGAAAGAATTGTGGCCCAATTTAAT GTACACTTACAAGCTGGGGCATAAATTGTTAAATGGTACATATATCTGGAGCCATACTTACCGGTTCAAGTCATCTCCATATCCTGGCCAAAATTCTCTGCAACGGGTAGTCATTTTTGGTGATATGGGAAAG GAAGAGGCTGATGGATCTAATGAATATAATGATTTCCAGCATGGGGCCCTTAAAACTACCAAACAGCTTATAAAAGATCTGAAAGACACCGACATAGTCTTCCACATAGGAGATCTCAGTTATGCCAGTGGTTATCTGTCACAGTGGGATCAGTTTACGTCCCAGGTTGAACCAATTGCCTCTGCAGTACCCTATATGGTAGCAAG TGGAAACCATGAGCGTGACTGGCCAGATTCAGGATCCTTCTACAATACCATGGATTCAGGAGGAGAATGTGGTGTTCCAGCAGAGACTATGTTTTATGTTCCTGCTGAAAACAGAGCTAACTTCTG GTACTCAACAGACTATGGCATGTTCCGTTTCTGTATTGCTGATACAGAACATGATTGGAGAGAGGGAACAGAACAGTATAAATTTATTGAACACTGCCTGGCTTCTGTGGATAGGCAGAAGCAACCATGGCTGATTTTCCTTGCCCATCGTGTATTAGGTTATTCCTCTACGAAATTTTATGCTGATGAAGGATCATTTGCAGAACCAATGGGAAGGGAGAGTCTTCAAAAACTCTGGCAGAAGTACAAGGTTGATATAGCCTTGTATGGCCATGCACATAACTATGAAAGAACTTGTCCAATCTACCAG AATATATGCACAAGCAAAGAGAAAAACAAATATACGGGCTCCTTAAATGGAACAATACATGTGGTTGTTGGAGGTGGAGGAGCCAGCCTTACTGAATTTAGCTCTATTCAAACCCAGTGGAGTATTTTCAAGGATATGGATTACGGATTTGTAAAAGTTACCGCATTTGACCATCAGAACATGTTATTTGAATATAAAAAGAGCAGCGATGGAAGAGTACATGATTCCTTTACAATATCCCGAGACTACAGAGACATCTTGGCTTGCACGAAGGATAGCTGCCCAGCTACTACATCGGCATCTTGA
- the LOC141724992 gene encoding putative inactive purple acid phosphatase 1 isoform X2: MPSNTSFRMVHVLGFTLLAVLGVIGTLHRVASHGGHPLSRIAIHKAVSDINELAYVKASPAILGLKGQNSEWVTLEYNIPNPSIDDWVGVFSPANFSASKCPPENSRSYPPALCTAPVKYQYANYSSPKYKDTGNGSLKLQMVNQRSDFSFAVFKGGLLNPKLVAVSNIVSFANPNVPVYPRLAQGKEWNEMTVTWTSGYGISDAEPFVVWGQQGDEQIRSPAVTLTFDRNTMCGAPARTVGWRDPGFIHTSFLKELWPNLMYTYKLGHKLLNGTYIWSHTYRFKSSPYPGQNSLQRVVIFGDMGKEEADGSNEYNDFQHGALKTTKQLIKDLKDTDIVFHIGDLSYASGYLSQWDQFTSQVEPIASAVPYMVASGNHERDWPDSGSFYNTMDSGGECGVPAETMFYVPAENRANFWYSTDYGMFRFCIADTEHDWREGTEQYKFIEHCLASVDRQKQPWLIFLAHRVLGYSSTKFYADEGSFAEPMGRESLQKLWQKYKVDIALYGHAHNYERTCPIYQNICTSKEKNKYTGSLNGTIHVVVGGGGASLTEFSSIQTQWSIFKDMDYGFVKVTAFDHQNMLFEYKKSSDGRVHDSFTISRDYRDILACTKDSCPATTSAS; this comes from the exons ATGCCATCAAATACTTCATTTAG GATGGTGCATGTTCTTGGATTTACTTTGCTAGCAGTTTTAGGAGTTATTGGGACCTTACATCGGGTGGCATCACATGGAGGTCATCCTCTTTCAAGAATAGCAATTCATAAAGCAGTGTCAGATATTAATGAGCTTGCTTATGTCAAAGCATCTCCCGCAATTCTTGGATTGAAA GGTCAGAACTCAGAATGGGTTACACTTGAATATAACATTCCAAATCCATCAATCGATGATTGGGTTGGTGTGTTTTCCCCTGCCAATTTCAG TGCTTCTAAATGCCCTCCTGAAAATTCTAGAAGTTATCCCCCGGCTTTATGTACTGCTCCTGTTAAG TATCAATATGCTAATTATAGCAGCCCAAAGTACAAAGATACTGGAAACGGATCTTTGAAGCTTCAAATGGTCAATCAAAGATCAGACTTTTCTTTTGCAGTATTTAAAGGAGGATTGTTAAAT CCAAAGCTAGTAGCAGTGTCGAATATTGTTTCTTTTGCGAACCCAAATGTTCCTGTTTATCCACGCCTTGCTCAAGGAAAGGAGTGGAATGAA ATGACAGTAACGTGGACTAGCGGATATGGAATTAGTGACGCGGAACCTTTTGTTGTATGGGGTCAGCAAGGAGATGAACAAATACGCTCTCCAGCCGTTACACTGACTTTTGACCGTAACACTATGTGTG GTGCACCAGCAAGGACTGTAGGGTGGCGGGATCCTGGATTTATCCATACCAGCTTCCTGAAAGAATTGTGGCCCAATTTAAT GTACACTTACAAGCTGGGGCATAAATTGTTAAATGGTACATATATCTGGAGCCATACTTACCGGTTCAAGTCATCTCCATATCCTGGCCAAAATTCTCTGCAACGGGTAGTCATTTTTGGTGATATGGGAAAG GAAGAGGCTGATGGATCTAATGAATATAATGATTTCCAGCATGGGGCCCTTAAAACTACCAAACAGCTTATAAAAGATCTGAAAGACACCGACATAGTCTTCCACATAGGAGATCTCAGTTATGCCAGTGGTTATCTGTCACAGTGGGATCAGTTTACGTCCCAGGTTGAACCAATTGCCTCTGCAGTACCCTATATGGTAGCAAG TGGAAACCATGAGCGTGACTGGCCAGATTCAGGATCCTTCTACAATACCATGGATTCAGGAGGAGAATGTGGTGTTCCAGCAGAGACTATGTTTTATGTTCCTGCTGAAAACAGAGCTAACTTCTG GTACTCAACAGACTATGGCATGTTCCGTTTCTGTATTGCTGATACAGAACATGATTGGAGAGAGGGAACAGAACAGTATAAATTTATTGAACACTGCCTGGCTTCTGTGGATAGGCAGAAGCAACCATGGCTGATTTTCCTTGCCCATCGTGTATTAGGTTATTCCTCTACGAAATTTTATGCTGATGAAGGATCATTTGCAGAACCAATGGGAAGGGAGAGTCTTCAAAAACTCTGGCAGAAGTACAAGGTTGATATAGCCTTGTATGGCCATGCACATAACTATGAAAGAACTTGTCCAATCTACCAG AATATATGCACAAGCAAAGAGAAAAACAAATATACGGGCTCCTTAAATGGAACAATACATGTGGTTGTTGGAGGTGGAGGAGCCAGCCTTACTGAATTTAGCTCTATTCAAACCCAGTGGAGTATTTTCAAGGATATGGATTACGGATTTGTAAAAGTTACCGCATTTGACCATCAGAACATGTTATTTGAATATAAAAAGAGCAGCGATGGAAGAGTACATGATTCCTTTACAATATCCCGAGACTACAGAGACATCTTGGCTTGCACGAAGGATAGCTGCCCAGCTACTACATCGGCATCTTGA
- the LOC141724992 gene encoding putative inactive purple acid phosphatase 1 isoform X3, translating into MVHVLGFTLLAVLGVIGTLHRVASHGGHPLSRIAIHKAVSDINELAYVKASPAILGLKGQNSEWVTLEYNIPNPSIDDWVGVFSPANFSASKCPPENSRSYPPALCTAPVKYQYANYSSPKYKDTGNGSLKLQMVNQRSDFSFAVFKGGLLNPKLVAVSNIVSFANPNVPVYPRLAQGKEWNEMTVTWTSGYGISDAEPFVVWGQQGDEQIRSPAVTLTFDRNTMCGAPARTVGWRDPGFIHTSFLKELWPNLMYTYKLGHKLLNGTYIWSHTYRFKSSPYPGQNSLQRVVIFGDMGKEEADGSNEYNDFQHGALKTTKQLIKDLKDTDIVFHIGDLSYASGYLSQWDQFTSQVEPIASAVPYMVASGNHERDWPDSGSFYNTMDSGGECGVPAETMFYVPAENRANFWYSTDYGMFRFCIADTEHDWREGTEQYKFIEHCLASVDRQKQPWLIFLAHRVLGYSSTKFYADEGSFAEPMGRESLQKLWQKYKVDIALYGHAHNYERTCPIYQNICTSKEKNKYTGSLNGTIHVVVGGGGASLTEFSSIQTQWSIFKDMDYGFVKVTAFDHQNMLFEYKKSSDGRVHDSFTISRDYRDILACTKDSCPATTSAS; encoded by the exons ATGGTGCATGTTCTTGGATTTACTTTGCTAGCAGTTTTAGGAGTTATTGGGACCTTACATCGGGTGGCATCACATGGAGGTCATCCTCTTTCAAGAATAGCAATTCATAAAGCAGTGTCAGATATTAATGAGCTTGCTTATGTCAAAGCATCTCCCGCAATTCTTGGATTGAAA GGTCAGAACTCAGAATGGGTTACACTTGAATATAACATTCCAAATCCATCAATCGATGATTGGGTTGGTGTGTTTTCCCCTGCCAATTTCAG TGCTTCTAAATGCCCTCCTGAAAATTCTAGAAGTTATCCCCCGGCTTTATGTACTGCTCCTGTTAAG TATCAATATGCTAATTATAGCAGCCCAAAGTACAAAGATACTGGAAACGGATCTTTGAAGCTTCAAATGGTCAATCAAAGATCAGACTTTTCTTTTGCAGTATTTAAAGGAGGATTGTTAAAT CCAAAGCTAGTAGCAGTGTCGAATATTGTTTCTTTTGCGAACCCAAATGTTCCTGTTTATCCACGCCTTGCTCAAGGAAAGGAGTGGAATGAA ATGACAGTAACGTGGACTAGCGGATATGGAATTAGTGACGCGGAACCTTTTGTTGTATGGGGTCAGCAAGGAGATGAACAAATACGCTCTCCAGCCGTTACACTGACTTTTGACCGTAACACTATGTGTG GTGCACCAGCAAGGACTGTAGGGTGGCGGGATCCTGGATTTATCCATACCAGCTTCCTGAAAGAATTGTGGCCCAATTTAAT GTACACTTACAAGCTGGGGCATAAATTGTTAAATGGTACATATATCTGGAGCCATACTTACCGGTTCAAGTCATCTCCATATCCTGGCCAAAATTCTCTGCAACGGGTAGTCATTTTTGGTGATATGGGAAAG GAAGAGGCTGATGGATCTAATGAATATAATGATTTCCAGCATGGGGCCCTTAAAACTACCAAACAGCTTATAAAAGATCTGAAAGACACCGACATAGTCTTCCACATAGGAGATCTCAGTTATGCCAGTGGTTATCTGTCACAGTGGGATCAGTTTACGTCCCAGGTTGAACCAATTGCCTCTGCAGTACCCTATATGGTAGCAAG TGGAAACCATGAGCGTGACTGGCCAGATTCAGGATCCTTCTACAATACCATGGATTCAGGAGGAGAATGTGGTGTTCCAGCAGAGACTATGTTTTATGTTCCTGCTGAAAACAGAGCTAACTTCTG GTACTCAACAGACTATGGCATGTTCCGTTTCTGTATTGCTGATACAGAACATGATTGGAGAGAGGGAACAGAACAGTATAAATTTATTGAACACTGCCTGGCTTCTGTGGATAGGCAGAAGCAACCATGGCTGATTTTCCTTGCCCATCGTGTATTAGGTTATTCCTCTACGAAATTTTATGCTGATGAAGGATCATTTGCAGAACCAATGGGAAGGGAGAGTCTTCAAAAACTCTGGCAGAAGTACAAGGTTGATATAGCCTTGTATGGCCATGCACATAACTATGAAAGAACTTGTCCAATCTACCAG AATATATGCACAAGCAAAGAGAAAAACAAATATACGGGCTCCTTAAATGGAACAATACATGTGGTTGTTGGAGGTGGAGGAGCCAGCCTTACTGAATTTAGCTCTATTCAAACCCAGTGGAGTATTTTCAAGGATATGGATTACGGATTTGTAAAAGTTACCGCATTTGACCATCAGAACATGTTATTTGAATATAAAAAGAGCAGCGATGGAAGAGTACATGATTCCTTTACAATATCCCGAGACTACAGAGACATCTTGGCTTGCACGAAGGATAGCTGCCCAGCTACTACATCGGCATCTTGA